In Methanocaldococcus lauensis, a single genomic region encodes these proteins:
- a CDS encoding PCI domain-containing protein, with protein sequence MRYVAYKIYPEEFLKNEVVENSLIIEGRKVRRVRILGKVENINVGEILSFYVDGVNVKYFEDKPVYIKEGDIVDVIGRPRTFNGDKYLMAEIIRVRDEKWVKLRDLEIKKTRKYLLENAELADEETEEEEFEEDIEIENLDPEVIKEKILSIIEKFGEITFEELSGMVRLSEEELEKYLSELIESGDILEPIPGVYKIQ encoded by the coding sequence ATGAGATATGTTGCCTATAAAATTTATCCAGAAGAATTCTTAAAAAATGAAGTTGTTGAAAATTCTTTAATTATAGAGGGTAGAAAGGTTAGAAGAGTAAGAATTTTAGGAAAAGTGGAAAATATAAATGTTGGAGAAATTTTATCTTTTTATGTTGATGGAGTAAATGTTAAGTATTTTGAAGATAAACCAGTTTATATCAAAGAGGGAGATATTGTTGATGTAATTGGAAGACCAAGAACATTCAATGGAGATAAATATTTAATGGCTGAAATTATTAGAGTTAGAGATGAAAAATGGGTAAAACTTAGAGATTTAGAAATAAAAAAGACAAGAAAATATTTATTAGAAAATGCTGAATTGGCAGATGAGGAAACTGAAGAGGAAGAATTTGAAGAAGATATAGAAATTGAAAATTTAGATCCAGAAGTTATAAAAGAAAAAATATTATCCATTATTGAAAAATTTGGAGAAATTACATTTGAAGAACTCTCTGGTATGGTTAGACTCTCAGAGGAAGAGTTAGAAAAGTATTTATCTGAATTAATAGAATCTGGAGACATCCTTGAGCCCATACCTGGAGTTTATAAAATACAGTAA
- a CDS encoding class I SAM-dependent rRNA methyltransferase, whose amino-acid sequence MIPKLYVDFGGYSAIEKGNLIIPRENILNKEDFDKIEIGEVVDIYSKRGKFLGRGFKNPREVRIMTLKKENLDENYIREKIIKANEYRVNFLGFKDTYRMVYTQSDWLNGLVIDKYNDIATVQIFNYGIEKMKDVIVETLLDLGIDSIYEKSSGRNRKRAGLPEVEGILVGKKTETIIKEGDAKFKVTFDGQKTGFFLDQRENRLAIEKFIKEGDRVLDVCCYTGGFSVHCAIKGAEVVGVDLSKKALKVAEENMELNNIPKDRYEFIEGNAFKVMEEFIEDGEKFDIVILDPPAFAQSKKSLKDAIRGYHMLNRFGAKLADRLLVTCSCSQPLEPDAFKALVIDACLKAKKWAKIIKYGSQSPDHPITSKGTEYLKCLFLSLEKI is encoded by the coding sequence ATGATTCCGAAATTGTATGTTGATTTTGGAGGTTATTCAGCAATAGAAAAAGGAAATTTAATAATTCCAAGAGAGAATATCTTAAATAAAGAAGATTTTGATAAAATAGAAATTGGAGAGGTAGTTGATATATATTCAAAGAGAGGGAAATTTTTAGGAAGAGGTTTTAAAAATCCAAGAGAAGTTAGAATAATGACACTAAAAAAAGAAAATTTGGATGAAAACTACATAAGAGAGAAAATAATTAAGGCTAATGAATATAGAGTAAATTTTTTAGGATTTAAAGACACTTATAGGATGGTTTATACTCAATCAGATTGGTTAAATGGTTTGGTTATTGACAAATATAATGATATTGCAACAGTTCAAATATTCAACTACGGTATTGAAAAAATGAAAGATGTAATTGTAGAGACACTTTTAGATTTAGGGATAGATAGTATTTATGAAAAAAGTTCTGGAAGAAATAGGAAAAGAGCAGGATTGCCAGAGGTTGAGGGTATATTAGTTGGAAAGAAAACAGAGACAATTATTAAAGAAGGGGATGCAAAATTTAAAGTTACCTTTGATGGACAAAAAACAGGCTTTTTCTTAGACCAAAGAGAGAATAGATTGGCTATAGAGAAATTTATAAAAGAAGGAGATAGAGTTTTAGATGTCTGTTGCTATACTGGTGGATTTTCTGTTCATTGTGCTATTAAAGGGGCAGAGGTTGTAGGAGTAGATTTATCTAAAAAGGCGTTAAAAGTAGCGGAGGAAAATATGGAATTAAATAATATTCCAAAAGATAGATATGAATTTATAGAAGGAAATGCATTTAAAGTTATGGAAGAGTTTATAGAGGATGGAGAGAAATTTGATATAGTAATTTTAGACCCTCCTGCATTTGCTCAATCAAAAAAATCTTTGAAGGATGCTATTAGGGGCTATCATATGTTAAATAGATTTGGAGCTAAATTGGCTGATAGATTGTTAGTAACTTGTTCTTGCTCTCAACCATTAGAGCCAGATGCATTTAAAGCGTTAGTTATAGATGCATGTCTAAAAGCAAAAAAATGGGCCAAAATCATTAAATATGGCTCACAAAGTCCAGATCATCCAATAACTTCTAAGGGAACAGAATACTTAAAGTGTCTATTTTTAAGTTTAGAAAAAATTTAA